The genomic window GTGCGATTaggctcagctgcagcctggtGGCACGGCCTGGGCTCAGAGGCTGCCTGGTGGCCGAGCACCCCTGGAATAATCACGCCACCCCATGCGCGAGGAGAGCAAGGGGTCGGCTCGGGCAAGTGGCTCGTGTGCAGCAGGAAGGGGGCTGTTTTTCCGACCTGACAGTTTTCTGTGCTTGCTATCACTTTCGATGCGGGACCGTGGGGGGGAGGGAGCTGTGGGTTTGGCAAGCTTGAAGCAATGTGGCTGCAGCCAGGTGTCTCCAGCAGCCCGTGCCCTGCCGACACACACCTCCGCGTGGCtcaggcccaggccccgggcgCCAGAGGGCCGTCCTCGGCCCCCgctgtgccagcccagcccccgccccccgccaccaCTGAGCCCTCCAAGCCCTGGACCTGGGGGCTTTGTGTCCCCGACCCCCACTCCCTGTGCCGCGCGGGGCCAGACAGCCCGCGAGCGGCATCCCTGAGAATCGGCTGGGAGCCCAGTGTGGGCTCCAGGGCAGCTAGCATGGACTGCTGGAGCCCCCGGGGCTCGAGGCTGGGGACGCAGTGAGGGAAGCACAGCTCGCCCCCACCTCTCCGACCCGGGCTGTCCTGAAAATCCCTCGGGCACAGCTTCCAGCTCACGGGACCCTCCCTCTCCCCCGGAGAGCCACCCAAGGCAAGTTAAGGCTGCTGGGATGAGAGGAGAGACCACGGGCACACCTGCCCTCCAGAGCAAACACGCCTCCTCCACCGGACCGGGGAGGGAACCTCGGGGGGAGGGGCGGACAGCCTGGGAAACCACAGAAGGAGCAGCTGGTTTGACGTCTGCATCTCTCCCGAGAGAGAGCCGGGAGGAGGGGCTCGGGTGGGGCGtgtccccagccccgcccccaaccACCAGCAGGAGAAGAGATCCTGCTAGCTTTCtccgttttttttgttttttttttttccctttaaattcaGCTTAAGGCAAAAGTTTGGCAAAGCAAATCTACATAAGGCCGCGTGTCAGAGGACACGGGGCAGCGAGGGGAGGTCCCGCCACTCCCGGCAAACCACCCACGGCACGGATCAGCCTCTGATCCTGGGCCTGAGCCACATTCCCGGGGGGAAGCgactcctccccccaccccgcacctccCAACCTCAcaaagaaaagttaaaagaaagaaaactgaaaaagcaGTGTTTCGGGGAATCTGTTGCAAGTGGGCGACGGAGATcatgggaaaaggagagggaagaagggacgGGGGTCGGGGGAGACCCCGTGGGCCGAACGCGGGGCTGCCCCGTGCCGCTGGCGGGCGTTGGCACGGTGGGGTCCGCCCACTGAAGGTAGAGAGGTTGTACTTTGCTGAATGACCACAGGGTGCGTGGGTTCGTTCTGAGCAGTATTATTACCGGTGAGTCGAAGCGAGCGGCTGCCCCGGCCGCTACCGGTGCTTGGGCGGGATGACCACCAGCGGCTGCCCGTACTTGGGCCGCCACATGAGGACCTGAGCGTCGTTGGCGTTCGGCTTGACCAGGGCGCTGGGCGGGATGGGCTCATTCTTGCTCAGGATCTTGGGCTGGTCCTGGGCGATGGGCTCCCGCAGCCGGGCGCGCTGGCCCAGGGGCCGGGTGGGGTTCACCTCAATGCTAAGCTGCATTCGCCAATGCAGCGTCTGCAGGATGATCATGTCGTTGGTGGACGTGTTGGTGGCCACCAGCCACGTGGTGAAGCTCTGGTCCCGGTAGATGCTGGTCAGCTTGGCCACGTTGCTCTCGCTCACGGGCACGGCCCACGTGACGCTGGGGTAGAAGTTGTCGTTCATGCTGATAATGAACTTGGAGTCTCTCTTCGTGGGGCCCACAATGGTGCACGTCTCCGTGGTGTTGCCGTACCAGGGGTAGTTCACCCCGTCCGAGTCGCTGATGGCCTCGATCTTGCCCTCCTGCAGATCGGGCAGTTCCCAGCTGGACCTGAGGGCGAGGAAGGCCACAGGTCACTCGGGCAGCCACTCGGGGCAGCCGTTCCGTGTCCCCGTGGCATACAAGGCAGCCGCGGTCCCTTGTCCATGGGACTTAGCCCCCGGGAGAGTCACACAGGGAGCACACGGCGAGGATGGCCTCGTCCTGCCCCCTACCCCGCCCCAGCTCCGTCCCTAACCAGCGcctccttgggggggggggtgccccaGGACCCTAtctggccaggcctggctcccaCCCTGTCGGGGCCCAGAGGGCTTGGCCTTCCTGGGGTGGAATGGGCGGCCAGGCTACAGAAAGTTTAACTTGGGAACACCTTGGTGACATTCGGCCTGCGCAAACCCCCGTCCCCGGGACCCCAGACGCTTCCCACGTATTCTCCTGGTCCCTACGAGGACCGTGAGCAGCAACTCGCCCGTCCAGGGCAGGGCACAAGCAGTTACCTGACCTGGTCTCCATCGCCGCAGCAACCTGCAGACGGAAGAGGCCAGGAGGCCTGTCCCCTCTAGGGACCCGTGGACCCCACCTCCAGACAAACCAAGCAAGCAGGGCAGAGGGCGGGGCCAAGGCCACTTTCTCCAGAGGAGTCCGGCCAAGCCCAGGGGCCCCGGGGGGCCTGACTGGGTCTGTCCTGCTCCCAGCTGCACCCCCAGAACGCGGCCGGCCAGGGACTCCTTGGGTCCACACTCCAGCGTGCACTCGGGGGTTGGGGGGCGCACTCCCGAACAAGCTGCTTTACAAGCCGCACTCCCGTCCACGGCTCTGCTCCCAGTGTCCACAGGACACCGGCCCCGGCCCCTTCCATGTCCAAGGAGCTGAAGGCCTTGTGCCGTctgaccccagccccccgccGGTCACACACAGGTGACCACATTCCACTGTGCCGAGGCACCCATGCAGGCCATGCTTGCTGAGATACCACAGAGGATGAGTGACGGGGAGCAGGCGCGGCGGGGACAGAGCGCGGCCGTCCTTGGCTGGGTGCCGGGCTTCAGTCTGGGGAGCTGAAAGACCACCGGAACCGGGTGGGGGCCGGGTGGGGGCCGGTGGGGTGACGGCTGCCCGGCAATGCCAGCGTGCGGAACCGGGCCGCATGACGGCTTCGGGCGGCAAGCCGCGTGCCAGCTGTGCGCTACCctaagttgttttttgttttttaaaaagcatatggcTCCACTAAAATGTGTCACTCAACGGTAGCAGTTCGCAAAACTGCAGCCGCCACAGGAAGAGTGATGAGGAACGTGACCGTGCTGTGTTTTCCTGTTCAATCCGTAGACGGGCACACGCCTGCCTGGTGGGCCACTTCCTGCCTGGCCCTGAGCACCGCTGGCTCCAAGGGAACCTGGCAGCAGCTCAGAAGACCCCACGGGTCGGAAGGACCCACCTGTCCCTCCGGCCTGGGGCCCACAGCAGTGGCGAAGGACCACTGCATGCACCTGCTGACCACTGTAGGCCCCAGCATGCACTGTGCCAGCAACCCCGGCGGAGCTGGTCCCATGTCGACTCTctcaggaaccaggcgcttcgcTCTGGCCCTGCAGAAGGCCTCGTGCAGGGCAGTCGGGCTGCCCcgtctgacccagccccggcctggTCACCCCACCAGCATGAGCTGGCAGACAGCGGTGTCTCATGGGGCATTACTCAGGACCTGGGCCACGCCGCATTTCCACGTCATCACCAGGCCAGCGGGGGTCTCCCGACAGGGGACATGGCAGGGACAGTGGTCAAGGACACTGGAGCCCAGCATCCAAGCTCAGGCCCGGCCGCTCGCTCTGGGATCAAGccacagcctctctgagcccccaCTGCCCAGACCGTGGCTTGTGGTTACTCCTGCCCACCTCCGCCGGCCAGGTTCCTGTGACGGTGAAATCGGGAGACTCCAAGGTCGGCAACAATGAACGGGAGCTCCTGGAGACCACTGAAGAAGGGCCGGTAGGCAGAGGCGTGCCTCGGCGACTGGCAGCCTGTGAGCCCATCTCCAACACGCTCCTAAAGCAATGGACGCCACACCGCGTCTGCTTCCTCTGTAAGTTTTCCTTTCAGTTGTTCTGGGATGACCTTGAGGTTCTGGAGTGACCTTGAGCTTCCGGGCAGACCCTGAGTTCTCTGCTCCCCAGGGCAGCTCCCGGCACTGGCCTCTGTGGCTCTCCAAGGCCACACTGGAGATGGAGTTAGCAGACCTCACGCGAAAGCTGGACACGAGGACGCTTGCTCAGAGACTATCTCAACATGGGTGAGGTGAGCCTCCGGGCCTGGCACGGGTGCTGCTGCACACGCTGCGCCCCCTACCCCCTACCCCTCCCCAgtctcccagcctccttcccagGTCCCCCATGATCTCTTGAAAACACAAATCTGGGGGCAGGCAGTCGGCCTGGGCGCTAAAGCCCCCGTGTCCCATGGTGGGGCGcccgggtttgattcctggctctggctgcccagccctggcagctgtgggcatCTGGTGCGTGAACCAGCGATgggattcttcctctctctccctctctgcctctttctctctgcctcttgataagtcttaaaaaatttaaaaatttaaaacaatggggctggcttagcaggttaaaccgctgcctgcaaggccagcatcccatatgggcaccggttcaagtccaaactgcttgacttccgatccagctctctgctgtggcctgggatagcagtggaagatgacccaagtgcttgggcccctgcacccacgtgggagacccagaagaagctcctggctcctggctacggattggcccagctctggccattgcagccatttggtgagtgacccagcagatggaaaatatctgtttctctctctctctgcctctaactctgccttttaagtaaataacttaaaaaaaaaaaaatgtaaatgcaaaCCCGACTGCATTGCTCCAACCCTAGTAGACTTCCCATGAGTCCCCAGTGCCCTCAGAGCCGGATGGAGCTgacagcacacatacacacgcatgaGCACACACACCCTCACTCTCGGTTCCTCCAGTGGGCCCggcaccccatcccccaccccaaggcctgccccagccaggagcAGCTCACCACTCGGCACTAGAGCCCCTGACGCTGCACCAGGCCAGGTGCCCCTGACACCAGCACCCTGGCCCCAGGTCTCGCTGCTTTCTGGCACACGCACGGGGGCCACGGTGATTCCACCACCCTTGTGAGCAGTCTCCTCCCCCAGCGTCCATGAGGGCGGAGACGGCCAGGGCCACGCCTGTCTCGTCATCGCTGCGTGTCCAGAGCCAGGCCCGGTAGGTGCCTGGGGCCCCCACGGAGGGCTATCAGAAACGGGCTGGCCCCACGGGGTCTAACAGCCCGGGGCAGGCAGGCCACTCAGTGCCAGCGCCTCTGCTCGCCCTGCGGAGCGGCCACTCCCAGGAAGGGCCGGCACAGCCGCAATGCCAGGGACAGGCCGTGGGTGCACTTCAGACTTAGGAAAGTCAGCGGTCTGGTTCAGGCTCACACAAGCAGGAAGCAAGCCAGCCAAGGACCAAAAAAAGGCCCAGGCCAGCTCTTACCCACAGACCTGTTACAGAACCCtggacaaaacacacacacacacacacacacacacacacacagaggctgaaggtCTTATAGACCGGCCTCGCTGGTGGGCAGGGTCTCCCCGGCAGAGTGGGCGGGGGTCTCCCTGTGGGGTGGTCTCAGCTCAGGGCTTCAAGCTCAGCTGCCAGCCCACCAAGGCTGGCCCATCAAGGAGGCCCTCGGAGGctctgggggcaggtgccaccaccacctccacaccCTTAGGGCTCGCTGCCAGGAATGCACCTTTCCCCACGGTTCTGGGACCTGCAGCCCCAATGAGGGCCCTGTCAGTcacgtgccccccaccccccccaggcGTGCAGCGCTGGGCTCTCTCCCCCAGCACGAGTGAGGCCCTCTCCAGTCCTGGGCTGTCTCTGACCGCAAATGCCCAGGCCACGGGGTCGCAGTTCTGAGCTCTAACAAGCTGGGAAATCCAAGTCCTCTCTGTTTGAAGGTTCAGGTCACCGACACCACGCCCCTTCCTTCACGTGGGTCCCCTGCTACACGTCTTCTGTATTTTCTTAGTCACTTAATGcttttccttaaaaatgaatCACTTGTGTTTAACTCAACCTGATTTAGCCCCTGCTAAGAAACACCTGTGCCGTAGCAGACAGGCTATGCTGGAGACACAGAGGGACGTATCTAATAGATAGGCGTAGATgcgttgcctttttttttttttttagaggcagagttagacagtgagagagagagagacagagagaaaggtcttccttccgttggttcaccccccaaatggccgctatggccggtgcgccgcgcctgatccgaagccaggagccaggtgcttcctcctggtctcccatggggtgcagggcccaagcacttgggccatcctccactgcactcccgggccacagcagagagctggcctggaagaggggcaaccgggacagaaccggtgctccgaccgggactagaacccagggtgccggtgccgcagcaggaggattagccaagtgagccgcggcgctggccgatgcGTTGCTTTAAGATATAACTTAACCTTAATTTTAAACGATTTCTCCCAAATAGGATTTCACCTCCCAGCAGTGGCACAAGCCCAACACCTGTGCAGGTAAGGACTTGCAGCCCCCgctctcctgccctgccctggttcCGGGCCCCTCCCACGGCCCAGGCAGGAGCTTAGGGGTCCTCCCACCGGGTCCCCAACTGTACAGACCCTACCGTCTGGTAAGCGTTTTGCAGAAGTTTCACCATTTGACAGAGACCGCGGCCCACGAGCCCCTCCCACGgtttcctgactcctgcttcgcGTCTCGGTCTCTGGGCCGCCCCTTCCTTCGCCCAGGCACccaccctgctcccccagccccagggggagGAGCCGGAGCTTCTGTCTCCCCAGGGAACGTCCCCCTCAGCAGCAAAGCCCGCTGCTTCCGGCAGAGCCCACCCTCCCCCCctcaccgccgccgccgccacctcgCCCAGGCCACGGCTCTGGGTCTATCCGGCGGGAAGAGACCAACGGCCGGTGCAATCTGAGTTTGCAGCCGCAGGCCACCCGCCAGGGCATGAGGCCGGATGGCCggccctccctgccttccaggcgAGTCTCGGAAGACCCGCACAGGACCAGCACATGCTCCGCGTGCCCAGTGTTTGTTTGCACCGACCAAAAACAGGCTCCTACCCCACAGGCCGTtttcagccttttcttttttaacacagCAATGCGATttcatcccctcccctcctgccacaCTTCGTCACTGGCGGCAATGCGGGCACACAGCGGGTCCCTCACTTCCCCCTTAGAGGGGCGCGTGAGTCGCCCCAGCCTTTTGGCAACTCTGAGTGGCACCGGAGTGAACGCCCGTCCCGGGTATCTCCACGCAGCCCCTGGGGCGTACGCCCGCCCCCGGTATCTCCACGCAGACCCCTGTGCGGCACCTCATTGGTCCAGAGATTATTTCTCGGATGCCCGATGagccgggccctgggctgggggcgccCAGCTTCTGCAAGAGAGCGGGGAAGCAGAGACTGGCCCTGGAGCTGTAACGGACAGCCGGGCTCCCCACCTGAGCACCTAGTTTCTCTCCCACCACCCGCCCTCCCCTGAACGCCGGGACCTGGCTCTGTATTTACTGTCATTCCCCCATGACCACGGCTGCTGGGTGCCTCCTCACACGCCCCGAGAGGCCGCCGGGATGGCTCGGCAGCGGGGGCAGTCAAGGGAGTCCTCTTTGGGCAGCGCTGCTCCGCCCCCCCACatcctccctcacccctgccagAGGGGGAAGCCGCCTTCCGGTCAGAGAGAGGAAGCCTCGTCCTCAATTGTTCAGCgcggagcccagagctcaggccCCGGCTGCCGGAAGCGGCCACGTGGTCCCAGGGACATTCCTCCAGGGCCTGTCCCCTGGATCTGCTGGCGctgagcagggggtgggggagccatgggctgggaggggcagaggtCCACAGGGAAGACCGTCAGGGGTGTCACCACCCCAGGCTCTGCCCTACACAAGGGCCCGAGCAGGCCGTCTTTCGCTGACTCTGCAGCCCAGCACAGGGAGTAATGGATAACGAGTGGCCACCAGGCACCCCTCACACATcagcagccccaggaggcaggagctggcatTCCCATTCTAGAGACAGGAACAGCGAGGCTCGGGGAGCTGAAGCGCCAGCTGATGAGGGTGCAGGGAGGCAGCCCTGTCGACCCAGAGAGCTGCTCCgtggctccccccaccaccaccaaagtctggcagagccctggccttGGCATTGGCCTTGGCTGTGGGCCAGGCTCTCTGGGGGCTCAGAGAAGGGCACAGCAGGGACAAAGCCaagtgtctcccacacaggcgagGGACTGTGACTTGTCACGGAGGAGACTCCGCGGCGCTGGCAGGATGTGGCGTGTGCTGGGGTAGCTTCTAAAGCAGACCCGAACCACACAAAGCCCTGCCACACCGGCACAGGGGGCAGCTGgccatctcccctccctccccacgcaGGTCGGCGTCCAACTGGCAGGGGGAAGCGGGGTCGCTAAGTGTTCCCATCTCACGAGTGGCGGACTGACAAGTCCTCCTAGCTTAGAGATTAATGCAAGCGGGGGAGCGTCTGGGGCATTATGGGTTGCGGTTAAGTATGTGATATTAAGGTTCTGAATGCTAGCCCATTGCAGAGAAGACCCACCCTCACCCCGGCCACCTGGCTGTCCACTCCCTGCGCCACTAGCGCCCAGTGTCTGGGATTGACCCCCACTGTTCA from Oryctolagus cuniculus chromosome 1, mOryCun1.1, whole genome shotgun sequence includes these protein-coding regions:
- the FAM78A gene encoding protein FAM78A, with amino-acid sequence MPAPPGTAGRPQAGRRLLVGAVLCAMGCIQSIGGKARVFREGISVIDVKASIDPIPTSIDESSSVVLRYRTPHFRASAQVVMPPIPKRETWVVGWIQACSHMEFYNQYGEQGMSSWELPDLQEGKIEAISDSDGVNYPWYGNTTETCTIVGPTKRDSKFIISMNDNFYPSVTWAVPVSESNVAKLTSIYRDQSFTTWLVATNTSTNDMIILQTLHWRMQLSIEVNPTRPLGQRARLREPIAQDQPKILSKNEPIPPSALVKPNANDAQVLMWRPKYGQPLVVIPPKHR